GGTTTGGTTGCGGCGGACGATTTGGCCAGCGGGCAAACCGAATCGGCGAGGCGTCCATTAAACGTGTTGTTTATCATCTCGGACGATCTGACGTTGAACGCGTTGTCGTGTTACGGCAACGAGGTTTGTCAGACGCCGAATATCGACGCCTTGGCTAGCTCTGGCACTCGGTTCACCCGCGCCTATTGCCAGGGGACCTATTGCGGTCCCTCGCGAGCATCGTTCATGTCGGGCTATTACCCGCACGCGACGGGGATCCTGGGGTACATCAGTCCTCGCAAAGCGATCGGCGACCGCGCCACATGGGCTCAGCATTTCAAGAACTTCGGCTACTACACCTCGCGAGTCAGCAAGATCTTTCACATGGGAGTTCCCGGCGGGATCGAAAAAGGAGACGACGGGGCCGACGATCCGATCTCGTGGACCGAGCGTTTTAATAGCCAGGGCCCCGAATGGCGGGCTCCGGGCAAAGGGGAGACGCTGGAAAACAATCCCGATGGCAAGAAGCCGGCGGTCGGCGGCAACACGTTTGTCGTCGTGCAAGCCGATGGCGACGACTTGGTCCACAGCGACGGGCGGACCGCGGAGAAGGCGTGCCAGTTGATTCACGAGCACAAGGACGAGCCGTTTTTCCTGGGCGTTGGATTTGTCCGGCCCCACGTTCCCTTTGTCGCTCCCGCGTCGTATCACGAACCGTTTCCCGAAGCGGAGATGGAGTTGCCGGAAAAAGTGGCTGGCGACTGGGACGACATCCCGAAGCTGGGGATCAATTACAAAACCAGCAAG
Above is a genomic segment from Rosistilla ulvae containing:
- a CDS encoding sulfatase: MRMSLVRIGMAGVVICSVLCGGLVAADDLASGQTESARRPLNVLFIISDDLTLNALSCYGNEVCQTPNIDALASSGTRFTRAYCQGTYCGPSRASFMSGYYPHATGILGYISPRKAIGDRATWAQHFKNFGYYTSRVSKIFHMGVPGGIEKGDDGADDPISWTERFNSQGPEWRAPGKGETLENNPDGKKPAVGGNTFVVVQADGDDLVHSDGRTAEKACQLIHEHKDEPFFLGVGFVRPHVPFVAPASYHEPFPEAEMELPEKVAGDWDDIPKLGINYKTSKNMKMNVQRQRKAVAGYYASVAYMDAQVGKVMSALQQAGIADRTIVIFTSDHGYHLGEHDFWAKVSLHEESVLVPLIIRVPGKQPAVCESLTELIDLYPTVSSLCGLEVPDRLQGIDISGMLDDPELELRETALSVNGKGYLIRSQRYAYIRYRENASGGEELFDMQTDPLQYTNLVDDPAYAATLKKMRSEFAKTMQRVRDNDLAASPRSKN